A stretch of the Panicum virgatum strain AP13 chromosome 9N, P.virgatum_v5, whole genome shotgun sequence genome encodes the following:
- the LOC120691703 gene encoding putative B3 domain-containing protein Os03g0621600: protein MSKKRESCKERDVFFDWNGKIYQDKHFFRIMVGDFRQRMTIPQKFVQRLTGKITGTIKLESRAGSSFDVQVINNQGKVSLGFGWEAFVSSHDLNRGDFLVFKYNRRSHLKVLIFDPSGCEKLSSIVMDATHKSQRKEPVGMPSPYHDISMKSSSSANKAWEQQDSSNQGHNVIDISSSSSLPRSSEDATFPKDDQEVQFVPEYILPCGTYLTSMQKQKVKEKVRAIHSEIPIHVCVMTKSNIYGRSRCMNFSRQYADAYLRFEKKELMLQCGGKIWDVRCSKVGKHTRLWKGWKQFASDKNLQLGDICLLELLRNKEYTMNVHIIRSR from the exons ATGAGCAAGAAACGTGAGAGCTGCAAGGAGAGGGATGTCTTTTTCGACTGGAATGGCAAAATTTATCAGGACAAACATTTCTTCAGGATTATGGTTGGTGATTTTCGTCAAAGAATG ACCATACCACAGAAATTTGTGCAACGTTTGACGGGGAAAATAACAGGAACTATCAAGTTAGAATCACGTGCTGGTTCTAGTTTTGATGTTCAAGTTATCAACAATCAGGGTAAGGTATCCCTTGGGTTTGGATGGGAGGCATTTGTCAGTTCTCATGATTTGAATAGGGGAGACTTCTTGGTATTCAAATATAATCGGAGGTCTCATTTAAAGGTTCTAATCTTTGATCCAAGTGGTTGTGAGAAATTATCATCTATCGTAATGGATGCTACTCATAAATCACAAAGGAAAGAACCAGTTGGCATGCCAAGCCCATATCATGATATCTCCATGAAATCTTCTTCAAGTGCAAATAAAGCATGGGAACAGCAGGATAGCTCAAATCAGGGGCATAATGTGATCGATATCAGTTCATCGAGTTCTTTACCCAGATCGTCAG AAGATGCTACATTTCCCAAAGACGATCAGGAAGTGCAATTTGTACCAGAGTACATCTTACCATGTGGCACCTATCTTACTAGCATGCAGAAGCAAAAAGTGAAAGAGAAAGTCCGGGCAATTCATTCTGAAATCCCCATACATGTCTGTGTCATGACGAAGAGCAACATATATGGAAGAAGTCGTTGCATG AACTTTTCTCGACAATATGCTGATGCATACCTTCGATTTGAGAAGAAAGAGCTGATGCTTCAGTGCGGTGGCAAAATTTGGGACGTGCGATGTTCAAAGGTCGGCAAACATACAAGGCTTTGGAAAGGGTGGAAGCAGTTTGCATCAGACAAGAATTTGCAATTGGGTGATATCTGTCTCTTGGAGCTCCTGAGAAACAAGGAGTATACGATGAATGTGCATATCATTCGCAGTAGATGA
- the LOC120691993 gene encoding replication protein A 14 kDa subunit-like isoform X1, with protein MDMDASGLPAFANGEMLKTLVGRRVRTVVQVVRREGGLLVGQSTDGHQLTIRGAMDVPVSHFMEVFGTAETGQSISADVCTDFGDNFDAESFNGLCKSANMVKELFL; from the exons ATGGATATGGATGCATCAGGCCTACCAGCATTCGCCAATGGAGAGATGCTGAAGACGTTGGTTGGGCGAAGAGTGCGCACAGTGGTTCAAGTCGTGCGCCGTGAAGGTGGACTCCTTGTTGGGCAGTCAACTGACGGGCATCAGTTGACTATTAGGGGTGCCATGGATGTCCCTGTATCACACTTTATGGAGGTTTTCGGAACTGCTGAAACTGGCCAGTCTATCAGCGCTGACGTTTGCACAGATTTCGGCGACAActttg ATGCTGAATCATTCAATGGACTGTGCAAGTCTGCGAACATGGTCAAGGAGCTGTTCCTGTAG
- the LOC120687599 gene encoding putative B3 domain-containing protein Os03g0621600: MRKPSNGCKERGACHFWNAYTDDQDKHFFKVLVGDFHKKLVLPDKLALHFRGKKARSIKLESRSGHTFNVQVAKNSGRLELQSGWESFVSAHGLKMMDFLVFKYDEISQMKVLIFDPTGCEKVPPCFVTENAISGRQMKEESIGTSSNYTNLPMKTPLVKKKARKQRDGCKIANISSSCSPSESSGGSASSDEHELHSVPSCILPRGTSLTNVQKKQLKEKVGAICSEIPIYGCVMKKSNVYGEQQCMGFSGEYSEACLPFRERTLMLHCHGKSWEVMCRVQVRRGRRNFHNLCKGWKRFVRDNNLRLGDLCLFEPLETKKYTMNVHIVREKHWSQLL, from the exons ATGAGGAAGCCTAGCAATGGATGCAAAGAGAGGGGGGCATGTCACTTCTGGAATGCTTACACAGATGATCAAGACAAGCATTTCTTCAAGGTTTTGGTTGGTGATTTTCATAAAAAATTG GTCTTGCCCGATAAACTTGCGCTACACTTCAGAGGCAAAAAAGCAAGAAGTATTAAGCTTGAATCCCGTAGTGGCCATACTTTTAATGTTCAAGTTGCAAAGAATTCGGGCAGACTAGAGCTTCAATCTGGATGGGAGTCGTTTGTTAGTGCTCATGGCTTGAAAATGATGGACTTTTTGGTATTCAAGTATGACGAGATCTCTCAAATGAAGGTTCTGATCTTTGATCCTACTGGTTGTGAGAAAGTACCACCATGTTTTGTCACGGAAAATGCTATTAGTGGTAGACAAATGAAAGAAGAATCCATTGGCACTTCAAGCAACTATACTAATCTTCCCATGAAAACACCACTAGTTAAAAAGAAGGCAAGGAAGCAAAGGGACGGGTGTAAGATTGCTAATATCAGTTCATCATGCTCCCCATCTGAGTCATCAG GAGGTTCGGCATCTTCAGATGAACATGAATTGCATTCTGTTCCGAGTTGCATCCTCCCACGAGGCACCAGCCTCACTAATGTTCAAAAGAAGCAACTGAAGGAAAAAGTCGGAGCTATTTGTTCTGAAATCCCTATCTATGGGTGTGTCATGAAGAAGTCCAATGTGTATGGAGAACAGCAATGTATG GGCTTCTCTGGAGAATATTCTGAAGCATGTCTTCCGTTCAGGGAGAGGACGTTGATGCTTCATTGTCATGGCAAGAGTTGGGAAGTGATGTGCCGCGTTCAGGTTCGAAGAGGACGCCGCAATTTCCATAATCTTTGCAAAGGGTGGAAACGGTTTGTACGTGACAACAATTTGCGGCTTGGAGATCTCTGCCTCTTCGAGCCACTGGAGACCAAGAAGTACACGATGAATGTGCATATCGTCCGTGAAAA ACACTGGAGCCAGCTTTTGTAA
- the LOC120693434 gene encoding putative B3 domain-containing protein Os03g0621600 encodes MRKPGKRCKETDAHYYWNSSDVRDRYFFKVLTGDFRERLGIPDKFVQHIRGKIAKTVKLESRTGCTFDVEVTESLGKVVLQTGWKAFVCAHDLKMWDFLVFKYNGSPRLKVLIFDLSCCEKVPPCHTRDRGKGEEQIENSRSCDDFPMKSPGSKRKAWKQREGSMNVNTSSTSLSDSSGGSMSSEHQKSHSVPSYILPQRTYLTCVQKKKLKEKVQAICSKTPIYGCVMKKTSIEGKPQIMDISRKYADVYLPFDHQTLLLQHRGKSWEVRCQIQKSKSNLRSKRLLKGWKQFARDNNLQVGDLCLFELLEDREYTMNVDIIGPK; translated from the exons ATGAGAAAGCCTGGTAAGAGATGCAAGGAGACGGATGCACATTACTACTGGAATAGTTCGGATGTGCGCGACAGGTATTTCTTCAAGGTTTTGACGGGTGATTTCCGTGAACGATTG GGCATCCCTGATAAGTTCGTGCAACATATTAGAGGGAAAATAGCAAAAACTGTTAAGCTAGAATCACGCACCGGGTGCACTTTTGATGTTGAAGTAACTGAGAGTTTGGGCAAAGTAGTTCTTCAAACTGGATGGAAAGCATTTGTTTGTGCCCATGACTTGAAAATGTGGGACTTCTTGGTATTCAAGTACAATGGGAGTCCCCGATTGAAGGTTTTGATCTTTGATCTTAGTTGTTGCGAGAAAGTGCCTCCATGTCATACCCGTGATAGAGGTAAGGGGGAAGAACAAATTGAGAATTCAAGAAGCTGTGATGATTTTCCCATGAAATCACCTGGTAGTAAAAGGAAAGCTTGGAAGCAAAGGGAGGGAAGTATGAATGTCAACACCAGTTCAACCTCCCTATCGGACTCATCAG GAGGTTCTATGTCTTCAGAACATCAGAAATCACATTCTGTTCCAAGTTACATCCTCCCACAGCGAACCTATCTCACCTGTGTGCAGAAGAAGAAACTGAAAGAGAAAGTCCAGGCTATATGTTCCAAAACCCCAATCTACGGATGTGTCATGAAGAAGACCAGTATTGAGGGAAAACCTCAAATTATG GACATATCAAGAAAATATGCTGATGTATATCTTCCATTTGATCACCAAACACTGTTGCTTCAACACCGTGGCAAGAGTTGGGAAGTGCGGTGTCAAATTCAAAAGAGCAAGAGCAATTTACGATCCAAAAGGCTTTTGAAAGGGTGGAAACAATTTGCACGTGACAACAATTTGCAGGTGGGAGATCTCTGCCTCTTCGAGCTACTGGAAGACAGGGAGTACACGATGAATGTGGATATCATTGGACCAAAATGA
- the LOC120691993 gene encoding replication protein A 14 kDa subunit-like isoform X2 — MDASGLPAFANGEMLKTLVGRRVRTVVQVVRREGGLLVGQSTDGHQLTIRGAMDVPVSHFMEVFGTAETGQSISADVCTDFGDNFDAESFNGLCKSANMVKELFL, encoded by the exons ATGGATGCATCAGGCCTACCAGCATTCGCCAATGGAGAGATGCTGAAGACGTTGGTTGGGCGAAGAGTGCGCACAGTGGTTCAAGTCGTGCGCCGTGAAGGTGGACTCCTTGTTGGGCAGTCAACTGACGGGCATCAGTTGACTATTAGGGGTGCCATGGATGTCCCTGTATCACACTTTATGGAGGTTTTCGGAACTGCTGAAACTGGCCAGTCTATCAGCGCTGACGTTTGCACAGATTTCGGCGACAActttg ATGCTGAATCATTCAATGGACTGTGCAAGTCTGCGAACATGGTCAAGGAGCTGTTCCTGTAG